A window of Sulfurovum riftiae contains these coding sequences:
- a CDS encoding carboxypeptidase regulatory-like domain-containing protein — protein sequence MGSPKQPSQSGNTWADDTNINDVYIDDLDENMTESETAIMEESTESVVKRIPFPIGEYNRLARVGKGTVKGMIYVTDYYGKKVPGKGTRLYLNPATSYSDQWYRESYIGGQKMEKADSRLFNYLRFTASDNEGNFAFYGVPSGSYYLIGTVKCGTECGYDTPKSIRIAKRISIQGNQVLEADLGRTVD from the coding sequence ATGGGTTCACCAAAACAGCCTTCACAGAGCGGCAATACATGGGCGGATGATACCAACATAAATGATGTCTATATCGATGACCTCGATGAGAACATGACCGAGTCCGAGACCGCGATAATGGAAGAGAGTACGGAGTCAGTTGTCAAGCGTATCCCTTTCCCTATCGGTGAATACAACCGTCTGGCAAGAGTGGGCAAAGGTACGGTCAAAGGGATGATCTACGTGACCGACTACTATGGCAAAAAAGTGCCGGGGAAAGGAACAAGACTTTATCTCAATCCGGCAACGAGCTATTCCGACCAGTGGTACAGAGAGAGTTATATCGGCGGACAGAAGATGGAGAAAGCCGATTCGAGACTCTTTAACTATCTGCGTTTCACTGCCTCTGACAATGAAGGGAATTTCGCCTTTTACGGTGTACCGTCAGGAAGTTATTACCTGATCGGGACAGTGAAATGTGGTACGGAATGCGGATACGATACCCCCAAAAGTATCCGTATAGCCAAGAGAATATCCATTCAGGGAAATCAGGTACTTGAAGCGGATCTTGGCAGAACGGTAGATTAA
- a CDS encoding SEL1-like repeat protein: MGFLDKIMDIENIELYIIVVLFFFTIWFIRNTIKHYHGEKRKIKNLHRFAKEGEMEAQHDLAQRYHKGNFVKKNCERAAFWYQSAALKGDDEAKGHLQKFLQNHQKKKC; this comes from the coding sequence ATGGGATTTTTGGATAAGATCATGGATATCGAGAACATTGAACTCTATATCATCGTAGTATTGTTCTTTTTTACCATCTGGTTCATCCGCAATACGATCAAGCACTATCATGGTGAAAAAAGAAAGATCAAGAACCTGCACCGTTTCGCCAAAGAAGGTGAGATGGAGGCACAACACGATCTTGCCCAACGTTACCACAAAGGAAACTTTGTGAAAAAGAACTGTGAAAGGGCAGCATTCTGGTACCAGAGCGCTGCGCTGAAGGGTGATGATGAAGCCAAGGGACATTTGCAAAAATTTTTACAGAACCATCAAAAGAAAAAGTGTTAA
- a CDS encoding outer membrane protein produces MKKIMLSISAVMTMGSFAVAGGDIVPVPVVAESDNSSFYLGLAVTAMSTRDASVSMDIFNVKHGQDRLGNITFLAGYNYNQYVAFEGRYTTTFTDEDKVEMDGWSLFVKPQYPVTEDFNIYALLGFGGVTMDPVNGSSVDVDDSGFQWGLGAGYDFTENISVFFDYVNYANDMDGVYWDGALQVDADAFNLGVIYKF; encoded by the coding sequence ATGAAAAAGATAATGCTTTCAATAAGTGCAGTAATGACAATGGGAAGTTTTGCAGTTGCTGGAGGAGATATTGTTCCTGTGCCAGTGGTGGCAGAATCTGACAATAGCAGTTTTTATCTAGGACTTGCCGTAACTGCGATGAGTACTCGTGATGCTTCTGTTTCAATGGATATTTTTAATGTAAAACATGGACAGGACAGATTGGGAAATATCACTTTTCTTGCCGGTTATAATTACAATCAATATGTAGCATTTGAAGGTAGGTATACCACCACTTTTACGGATGAAGACAAAGTTGAAATGGATGGGTGGAGTCTTTTTGTCAAACCACAATATCCTGTAACGGAAGATTTCAATATTTATGCACTTCTTGGATTTGGTGGTGTTACGATGGATCCTGTAAATGGAAGCAGTGTTGATGTGGATGACAGTGGATTCCAGTGGGGCCTTGGGGCAGGCTATGATTTCACTGAAAATATTTCTGTATTCTTTGACTATGTCAACTATGCAAATGATATGGATGGTGTATACTGGGATGGTGCACTGCAGGTAGATGCAGATGCATTTAATTTGGGTGTGATATACAAATTCTAA
- a CDS encoding DnaJ C-terminal domain-containing protein, protein MSKSLYETLGVSENASADEIKKAYRKLARKYHPDINKDESAVEKFKEINAAYEVLSDPEKKAQYDQFGDQMFGGQNFHDFARGQGQGVDLDEILRQMFGGGGGGFSGGFGGAQGGFGGFGGGFGGPDLDVQARITVPFMTAVQGGKYKINVEGESFDIKIPAGIKSGETLRVRGKGKSYQGQRGDLLIKVEVAESDEYERKGDNLYKTFDVPLKEALFGGKVQVQTPEKEVSLKVPKNTKNGQKFRLKGKGVPDRKTAMRGDLYLIANVVLPDVDSLDPEVKKVLEEKL, encoded by the coding sequence ATGTCAAAAAGTTTATATGAAACATTAGGTGTCAGTGAAAATGCCAGCGCTGACGAAATAAAAAAGGCGTACAGAAAACTGGCGAGAAAGTACCATCCCGATATTAACAAGGATGAGAGTGCTGTTGAAAAGTTCAAAGAGATCAATGCCGCGTATGAGGTTCTGAGCGACCCTGAGAAGAAAGCACAGTACGATCAGTTCGGTGACCAGATGTTCGGCGGACAGAATTTTCATGATTTCGCACGCGGTCAGGGTCAGGGTGTTGACCTCGATGAGATCCTGCGTCAAATGTTCGGTGGTGGAGGCGGCGGATTCTCCGGTGGCTTCGGCGGTGCACAGGGTGGTTTCGGAGGCTTTGGCGGTGGTTTTGGCGGTCCGGATCTTGATGTGCAGGCACGTATCACTGTGCCGTTCATGACAGCGGTTCAGGGCGGAAAATACAAGATCAATGTCGAGGGTGAAAGCTTCGATATCAAGATCCCTGCAGGTATCAAGAGTGGTGAAACGCTTCGTGTCAGAGGCAAAGGAAAGTCCTATCAGGGACAGAGAGGCGATCTTCTCATCAAAGTGGAAGTAGCTGAATCAGATGAGTATGAAAGAAAAGGTGACAACCTCTATAAAACCTTTGATGTGCCTCTGAAAGAAGCACTCTTTGGCGGGAAAGTCCAGGTTCAGACACCAGAAAAAGAAGTTTCACTCAAAGTGCCGAAGAACACCAAGAATGGCCAAAAATTCAGACTCAAGGGCAAAGGGGTACCTGACAGGAAAACCGCGATGAGAGGTGATCTGTATCTGATCGCCAATGTGGTACTCCCCGATGTCGACAGTCTTGATCCGGAAGTTAAAAAAGTACTTGAAGAAAAGCTGTAA
- the purH gene encoding bifunctional phosphoribosylaminoimidazolecarboxamide formyltransferase/IMP cyclohydrolase has translation MRALLSVSDKNGIIEFARGLEKLGWEIISTGGTYKVLSAAGIKVIEIDEVTKFPECFEGRVKTLNPYVHGGILHKRGDKAHVAQAKELGVEGIDLVCVNLYPFKETIERTDDFGEIIENIDIGGPTMVRSAAKNFNDVLIVTDVNDYEDVLGALENGNDSMEFRRGLMIKAFEHTAAYDSMIANYMNGRFNDGFGEYQFITGKKVFQTRYGENPHQKGALYEFDKHFTNNFKQVKGEASFNNINDVNGALKIASSFGDENAVCIVKHGNPCGFAIKGTLLESYVEALKCDPVSAFGGVVAVNGIVDKELAEKMNEIFLEVVMAADFTAEALEVFGKKKRLKLFAQGGEKLVMSKDSHDFKHVDGGFVFQNSDCICDNEVHNAQKKSKLTASEQEMKDLEIAWKVAGLTKSNCVVYVKDSAMVAVGMGMTSRVDAAQCALKKAKEMGLDVSGAAMASEAFFPFRDSIDAAAEAGVKAIIEPGGSIRDDEVIEAADEHGISLYFTTVRHFLH, from the coding sequence ATGAGAGCATTACTAAGCGTCAGCGATAAGAACGGCATTATTGAGTTTGCCAGAGGGTTGGAAAAACTGGGATGGGAGATCATCTCTACAGGGGGTACGTACAAAGTACTTTCAGCAGCAGGTATCAAAGTCATTGAGATCGATGAAGTAACGAAATTCCCTGAGTGTTTCGAAGGACGTGTAAAAACGTTGAACCCGTATGTACATGGAGGGATCCTACACAAACGTGGAGACAAGGCGCATGTGGCACAGGCGAAAGAGCTTGGGGTCGAGGGTATTGACCTGGTATGTGTGAACCTTTACCCGTTCAAAGAGACCATCGAGAGAACAGACGATTTCGGAGAGATCATTGAAAATATCGATATCGGCGGGCCGACGATGGTACGTTCTGCTGCCAAGAACTTCAATGATGTACTCATTGTGACCGATGTGAACGATTATGAAGATGTTTTGGGTGCTTTGGAGAACGGGAATGACTCCATGGAGTTCAGAAGAGGGTTGATGATCAAAGCCTTTGAGCACACTGCAGCCTATGACTCGATGATCGCCAACTATATGAACGGTCGATTCAATGACGGATTCGGTGAGTACCAGTTCATTACTGGGAAGAAAGTATTCCAGACACGTTACGGAGAGAATCCGCATCAAAAAGGTGCGCTGTACGAATTTGACAAGCATTTCACGAACAACTTCAAACAGGTCAAGGGTGAAGCGAGTTTCAACAATATCAACGATGTGAATGGTGCCCTCAAGATCGCTTCGAGCTTCGGTGACGAGAATGCGGTCTGTATCGTCAAGCATGGTAACCCATGTGGTTTTGCCATTAAAGGGACACTGCTAGAGAGTTATGTGGAAGCATTGAAATGTGACCCTGTCTCTGCATTCGGCGGGGTAGTTGCGGTCAACGGTATTGTAGATAAAGAACTGGCAGAGAAGATGAACGAGATCTTCCTTGAAGTGGTCATGGCAGCAGACTTTACGGCGGAAGCACTGGAAGTATTCGGAAAGAAAAAACGTCTGAAGCTCTTTGCCCAGGGTGGAGAGAAACTTGTGATGAGCAAAGATTCCCATGATTTCAAACATGTGGACGGCGGATTCGTATTCCAGAACTCCGACTGTATCTGTGACAATGAGGTACACAATGCCCAGAAGAAGTCGAAACTTACGGCATCAGAACAGGAGATGAAAGACCTTGAGATCGCATGGAAAGTGGCAGGGCTTACCAAGTCCAACTGTGTGGTCTATGTCAAAGATTCGGCTATGGTCGCGGTCGGTATGGGTATGACAAGCCGTGTGGATGCGGCACAGTGTGCCCTTAAAAAAGCCAAAGAGATGGGACTGGATGTCAGCGGTGCCGCGATGGCTTCCGAAGCATTCTTCCCGTTCAGGGACAGCATCGATGCTGCGGCCGAGGCGGGTGTCAAAGCGATCATCGAACCGGGAGGCTCCATCCGTGATGATGAGGTCATCGAAGCGGCGGATGAGCATGGTATTTCGTTGTATTTCACAACGGTAAGACACTTCCTGCACTAA
- a CDS encoding heat shock protein transcriptional repressor HspR has translation MHSYDEPVYLISVVATMLNIHPQTLRQYEREGLVEPSRTQGRMRLYSQRDIDRMKLILRLTRQMGVNLAGVDIVLQLKEQIDQMQKEIDQLREELSKVNRNGSVHMSKALVTKNAYDIIIFEE, from the coding sequence ATGCATAGCTATGATGAACCGGTCTATCTTATTTCCGTAGTGGCAACGATGCTTAACATCCATCCCCAGACCCTCAGGCAGTATGAGAGAGAAGGGCTTGTCGAACCTTCCCGTACACAGGGACGTATGCGTCTTTATTCCCAGAGAGACATCGACCGCATGAAACTCATTTTGCGATTGACACGGCAGATGGGTGTGAACCTTGCCGGTGTGGACATTGTCCTGCAGCTCAAAGAGCAGATAGACCAGATGCAAAAAGAGATCGATCAGCTCAGAGAAGAACTCAGCAAAGTCAACCGGAACGGTTCTGTACATATGAGCAAAGCACTGGTGACGAAGAACGCTTACGATATTATTATTTTCGAGGAGTAA
- a CDS encoding dUTP diphosphatase, translated as MNKILQMLELQQQLNDATNGKGWEKGTTKNGKLIDWKRCTYLECAELIESYPWKHWKNIDAQPDYENIKIEAVDIWHFIMSQGLEDYKMQGLGSIKDLADAICQLDNYTAFLKETTPTTRNYYEQIEVVENLMRVLFCNEPTTRLMEAFIDVAVQSGLNLDALYKLYVGKNILNQFRQDHGYKEGSYIKIWNGQEDNVTMQSILEQSDDITPEALYEALEEAYPKG; from the coding sequence ATGAACAAAATACTGCAAATGCTTGAACTCCAACAGCAGCTCAATGACGCGACAAACGGTAAAGGCTGGGAAAAAGGCACGACGAAGAACGGAAAACTCATAGACTGGAAACGCTGCACCTATCTGGAGTGTGCGGAACTCATAGAGAGTTATCCCTGGAAGCACTGGAAGAACATCGATGCCCAGCCCGATTATGAGAATATCAAAATAGAAGCGGTAGATATCTGGCACTTCATCATGTCCCAGGGACTGGAAGATTACAAAATGCAGGGGCTCGGCTCCATTAAAGACCTTGCAGATGCCATCTGCCAGTTGGACAACTACACTGCATTCCTCAAAGAGACCACCCCGACTACCAGAAACTACTATGAACAGATCGAAGTGGTCGAGAATCTAATGAGAGTACTTTTCTGCAATGAACCGACTACCAGACTGATGGAGGCGTTCATTGACGTAGCCGTGCAGTCAGGCCTCAATCTCGATGCTCTCTACAAACTTTATGTCGGGAAGAACATCCTCAACCAGTTCAGACAGGACCATGGATACAAAGAGGGAAGCTACATCAAGATCTGGAACGGGCAGGAAGACAATGTGACGATGCAGAGCATTCTGGAACAGTCGGACGATATTACGCCTGAAGCGCTTTATGAAGCATTGGAAGAAGCGTATCCTAAGGGGTAA
- a CDS encoding TrmH family RNA methyltransferase, with translation MNFIEVNDISLPQLQIYHQLRENAFTKDGSFIADSPKVVNLLIEAGVEIKSIFATPEYYERHKDFLANYTIPVAYVAPRSVLEQIVGHRLHHNVMMHGIRPKEETLETLDDHIIMLDEISNTDNIGAIARSAAALGIGSYLIPKQGPHPYARRALRVSMGHVGKLKFHRYDDIKETIDILKDMGYRIFAAEVTEDSTPLSKVKIPKKWVLLMGHEQLGIQEEILSLCDEVVTIEMEEGIKSFNVAVAASIMMYQFKRIERRR, from the coding sequence ATGAATTTTATAGAAGTAAACGATATCAGCCTCCCCCAACTCCAGATCTATCATCAACTCAGAGAGAACGCTTTTACAAAAGACGGCTCCTTCATCGCAGACAGCCCCAAAGTGGTCAATCTGCTCATCGAAGCAGGGGTGGAGATAAAGAGTATCTTCGCCACACCGGAGTATTATGAGAGACATAAAGATTTTCTTGCCAATTACACCATTCCCGTTGCCTATGTCGCTCCCAGATCCGTCCTTGAACAGATCGTTGGACACAGACTGCATCACAATGTCATGATGCATGGCATACGCCCCAAAGAAGAGACACTTGAGACATTAGACGATCATATCATCATGCTTGATGAGATCAGCAATACAGACAACATCGGTGCCATTGCCCGCTCTGCCGCTGCTTTGGGTATAGGCTCATATCTCATTCCAAAACAGGGACCGCATCCCTATGCCCGGCGTGCACTCAGAGTCTCAATGGGACACGTGGGGAAACTCAAGTTCCACCGTTATGATGACATTAAAGAGACCATCGATATATTGAAAGATATGGGCTACCGTATTTTTGCGGCAGAGGTCACAGAGGATTCTACACCGCTTTCAAAAGTTAAAATACCGAAAAAATGGGTGCTTCTGATGGGACATGAACAGTTAGGTATACAGGAAGAGATACTTTCACTCTGTGATGAAGTCGTCACTATCGAGATGGAAGAAGGGATAAAAAGTTTCAATGTGGCGGTTGCTGCATCAATCATGATGTATCAGTTCAAGCGGATAGAAAGAAGAAGGTAA
- the purL gene encoding phosphoribosylformylglycinamidine synthase subunit PurL yields the protein MSQPVENLEEVLKNHKLSKEEYEDILRILDGRHPNIVEIGIFSAMWSEHCSYKSSKKYLNGFPTKAPWVIQGPGENAGVIDIGDGMAVVFKMESHNHPSFIEPFQGAATGVGGILRDIFTMGARPVANLNALRFGRVRGDSDINKYQRHLVRGVVDGIGSYGNCMGVPTIGGEVSFDESYNGNILVNAFSLGLVKSDEIFLGVASGVGNPVMYVGSKTGRDGLGGAVMSSDSFTEESKSLRPTVQVGDPFTEKLLLEACLELFQTDAIVGIQDMGAAGLTSSSFEMAGKTGAGLRMDLDKVPAREEGMTPYDFMLSESQERMLICAKKGREQEIIDIFEKWELDVAVIGEVTDTERMELFWYGEKVCDMPIAPVSEEAPILDRPVARPAYLDEVNAKTVDDYAKVEDQEAYEKLLAPLEVVDKAWVYNQYDSMVQTNTTKHPGSLDASCIRIKENGKALAMSSDCNPRYCYIDPKGGAALAVVESGRNVAMSGARPLSITDCLNYGNPENPEVMWQFAEGCEGIKEACLELNTPVVSGNVSLYNETNGVSVFPTPAIAMVGLNDDENKVLPSAFKEEWNNVVLIGETKGEFGGSLYIKELFGETAGTLPSFDYKKELMLWELVIEANKEGLLKSAKDVNVGGIAIALSKMAAVSGKGIDAKVSVEKSRDIFDESQSRALLEVSDADLEEVLDMASGLGLRAEVIGKIGGDKVKVNDVELPLEKVKDIYFNTFARTIEQDL from the coding sequence ATGTCACAACCAGTTGAAAATTTAGAGGAAGTGTTAAAGAACCATAAGCTCAGCAAAGAGGAGTATGAAGACATCTTGAGGATCCTGGATGGCCGTCATCCCAATATCGTTGAGATCGGTATCTTCTCCGCTATGTGGTCTGAACACTGTTCATACAAGTCAAGCAAAAAATACCTGAACGGTTTCCCGACCAAAGCACCATGGGTCATCCAGGGGCCGGGTGAGAATGCCGGTGTCATAGATATTGGTGATGGTATGGCTGTGGTCTTCAAGATGGAGAGCCACAACCACCCTTCATTCATTGAACCTTTCCAGGGAGCGGCAACAGGTGTTGGCGGGATCCTGCGTGACATCTTCACTATGGGTGCCAGACCGGTAGCCAATCTGAACGCACTTCGTTTCGGAAGGGTAAGAGGTGACAGCGATATCAACAAATACCAGAGACACCTGGTTCGCGGTGTCGTTGACGGTATCGGGAGTTATGGTAACTGTATGGGGGTCCCGACCATCGGTGGTGAAGTGAGTTTTGATGAAAGTTATAACGGAAATATTCTTGTCAATGCATTTTCTCTGGGTCTTGTGAAATCAGATGAGATCTTCCTTGGTGTGGCATCGGGTGTGGGTAACCCGGTCATGTATGTCGGGTCCAAAACAGGCCGTGACGGTCTTGGCGGAGCGGTCATGAGTTCCGACTCTTTTACCGAAGAGTCCAAGTCGCTTCGTCCGACAGTACAGGTTGGTGACCCGTTCACGGAAAAACTGCTGCTTGAAGCCTGTCTTGAACTTTTCCAGACAGATGCGATCGTCGGTATTCAGGATATGGGTGCGGCGGGTCTTACATCATCTTCATTCGAGATGGCGGGTAAGACAGGTGCAGGGCTTAGAATGGATCTTGACAAAGTACCGGCACGTGAAGAGGGAATGACCCCGTATGACTTTATGCTTTCAGAGTCCCAGGAGCGTATGCTTATCTGTGCGAAGAAGGGAAGAGAGCAGGAGATCATCGATATTTTCGAGAAGTGGGAACTGGATGTTGCCGTCATCGGTGAAGTGACCGATACGGAGAGAATGGAACTCTTCTGGTACGGAGAGAAGGTGTGTGACATGCCGATCGCTCCGGTGAGTGAAGAAGCGCCTATCCTCGACAGACCGGTGGCAAGACCGGCCTACCTGGATGAAGTGAATGCCAAAACGGTAGACGATTATGCAAAAGTGGAAGATCAGGAAGCCTATGAAAAACTTCTTGCTCCTCTTGAAGTCGTAGACAAAGCGTGGGTTTACAACCAGTATGATTCCATGGTGCAGACCAACACGACCAAACATCCGGGAAGCCTGGATGCTTCCTGTATCCGTATCAAAGAGAACGGTAAAGCATTGGCAATGAGTTCTGACTGTAATCCGCGTTACTGCTACATCGACCCCAAAGGCGGTGCAGCACTGGCCGTGGTCGAGAGTGGGAGAAATGTGGCAATGTCAGGTGCCAGACCGCTCTCCATCACAGACTGTCTCAACTACGGTAACCCCGAGAATCCGGAAGTGATGTGGCAGTTCGCAGAGGGATGTGAAGGAATCAAAGAAGCCTGTCTCGAACTCAATACACCGGTCGTATCGGGAAATGTTTCACTTTATAACGAGACAAATGGTGTTTCTGTGTTCCCGACCCCTGCCATCGCGATGGTCGGACTCAATGATGACGAGAACAAAGTACTTCCTTCCGCTTTCAAGGAAGAGTGGAACAATGTTGTGCTTATCGGTGAGACCAAAGGAGAATTCGGCGGATCGCTTTATATCAAGGAACTCTTTGGAGAAACCGCGGGAACACTGCCAAGTTTCGATTATAAAAAAGAGTTGATGCTCTGGGAGCTTGTGATCGAAGCAAACAAGGAAGGGTTGCTGAAGTCGGCCAAAGATGTGAATGTGGGCGGTATCGCCATTGCGCTTTCCAAAATGGCAGCGGTTTCCGGCAAAGGGATCGATGCAAAAGTCTCTGTTGAGAAGAGCAGGGATATCTTCGACGAATCTCAGAGTCGTGCACTGCTTGAAGTGAGTGATGCAGACCTTGAAGAAGTATTGGATATGGCTTCCGGGCTTGGATTGAGAGCCGAAGTGATTGGGAAGATCGGCGGAGACAAAGTGAAGGTGAATGATGTGGAGCTTCCGCTTGAGAAGGTGAAGGATATCTATTTCAATACCTTTGCACGAACGATCGAGCAGGATCTCTAA